A single Nostoc sp. PCC 7107 DNA region contains:
- a CDS encoding serine protease, whose amino-acid sequence MNCSLLTLVVCLGSIPFTLSASAPVVSIPAPDYIAQSVSISQQARSITVKVISSDFLGSGIILRRNGTTYTVLTNAHVLQAGDPPYRVQTLDGRIYTANLPRRVNFGKTDLAVLQFKSANSIYTVASFGASPTPGDEVFAAGYPAVEERGKKQSFALTTGKVGLVLAKPLEGGYQLGYTNNIKNGMSGGPLLNRRGHVVGINGMQAYPLWDQPSVFADGSKAEERLHQMIIRLSWAVPITKVIQMMPKAEKTTVTTVFSKAD is encoded by the coding sequence ATGAATTGTTCTTTGTTGACGCTGGTTGTTTGTCTTGGCAGTATCCCCTTTACACTGTCGGCCTCAGCACCAGTTGTCAGTATTCCTGCACCAGATTATATTGCTCAGTCAGTCTCTATTTCCCAACAGGCGCGGTCTATTACCGTCAAAGTCATATCTTCCGATTTTTTGGGATCAGGTATTATATTACGTCGCAACGGTACGACATATACGGTGTTGACTAATGCTCATGTGTTACAAGCTGGTGATCCTCCCTATCGCGTGCAAACTTTGGATGGTAGGATTTATACAGCTAATTTACCTCGACGCGTAAACTTCGGGAAAACCGATTTGGCTGTGTTGCAATTTAAAAGTGCAAACAGTATTTATACAGTAGCATCTTTTGGTGCATCTCCCACGCCAGGAGATGAAGTATTTGCTGCGGGTTATCCAGCAGTGGAAGAAAGAGGGAAAAAACAAAGCTTTGCATTGACTACAGGTAAAGTGGGTTTAGTTTTAGCCAAACCGTTAGAAGGCGGTTATCAGCTAGGCTACACCAACAATATTAAAAACGGAATGAGTGGCGGCCCTTTATTAAATCGTCGGGGTCATGTGGTGGGAATCAATGGGATGCAGGCTTATCCTTTGTGGGATCAACCTTCGGTGTTTGCTGATGGTTCTAAAGCTGAGGAAAGACTGCATCAAATGATTATTCGCCTGAGTTGGGCTGTACCGATAACAAAGGTAATACAAATGATGCCCAAAGCCGAAAAAACTACGGTTACTACTGTATTCAGTAAGGCTGATTAG
- a CDS encoding serine protease → MMRLNRGLTTAIIGVAIAFTQVEIARPLTAQDVTNLAKDITVLISGPKLGSGVIIYRKGKTYSVLTNWHVVDESGTYTIQTRDQTQYQISPTSITRVPEADLAVLQFNSDKAHNVAIFGNSDATREGTTVYVSGAPEPLNGIQSRTVLVPMGQIIGTNSQDKEGYTLIYSNTTHSGMSGGPVLDDNGRLIGIHGRGARDDDNLKVGFNLGIPIKFLLNSKAVSTLKLTIPIAQTKDKPASANVPTIGRPSVINGSGGAAGSCPGRIC, encoded by the coding sequence ATGATGAGACTTAATCGTGGATTAACAACAGCAATTATCGGAGTAGCGATCGCCTTTACGCAAGTAGAAATTGCTCGACCCTTAACTGCTCAAGATGTCACCAATCTTGCTAAAGATATTACTGTATTGATTAGTGGCCCTAAACTCGGTTCTGGAGTCATTATTTACCGCAAAGGCAAAACTTACAGTGTTCTCACCAATTGGCACGTTGTTGATGAGTCAGGAACCTATACCATTCAAACGCGGGATCAGACTCAGTATCAAATCTCACCAACATCAATCACCCGTGTGCCAGAAGCGGATTTAGCAGTTTTACAGTTTAACAGCGATAAGGCACATAACGTTGCTATTTTCGGTAATTCTGATGCCACAAGAGAAGGAACAACTGTATATGTATCCGGCGCACCAGAACCATTAAATGGCATTCAAAGCCGGACTGTGTTAGTTCCAATGGGACAAATTATTGGTACAAATTCTCAAGACAAAGAAGGTTACACCTTAATTTACAGCAACACTACTCATAGTGGTATGAGTGGTGGCCCAGTATTAGACGACAATGGGCGTTTAATTGGGATTCACGGACGGGGCGCTAGAGATGACGATAATCTCAAAGTTGGTTTTAACCTCGGCATTCCCATCAAATTTTTGCTCAATTCCAAAGCCGTCAGCACTTTAAAATTGACAATTCCCATTGCTCAAACCAAAGACAAACCTGCATCTGCAAATGTTCCTACCATTGGAAGACCCAGTGTAATCAATGGTTCTGGTGGAGCCGCAGGTTCTTGTCCTGGTAGAATTTGCTAA
- a CDS encoding DUF4279 domain-containing protein: protein MDESLEPSLRLPPEKPVGEIVWIAGGEVDECSVSLRFWSDDLVPDDVTDLLGINPTQSYKKGDIFRGKVYDRIRKVGFWVYRVKRCAGVSLEDQINTLFDQLPVDLGVWYKLTTKFDADLFCGLWLKRWNRGLDFSPQTLQRISERGLSLSLDTEGVTKRLKPRK, encoded by the coding sequence ATGGATGAGTCATTGGAACCATCACTAAGATTGCCACCAGAGAAACCTGTAGGAGAGATTGTTTGGATAGCAGGAGGAGAAGTTGATGAGTGTTCGGTTTCATTGCGATTTTGGAGTGATGATTTGGTTCCAGATGACGTGACAGACCTTCTTGGTATTAACCCTACTCAGTCATACAAGAAGGGTGATATTTTTCGAGGCAAAGTCTATGATCGAATCCGTAAAGTTGGATTCTGGGTATATCGTGTTAAAAGATGTGCAGGTGTCAGTCTTGAAGATCAGATCAATACTTTATTTGACCAATTACCTGTGGATCTTGGTGTATGGTACAAACTGACGACTAAGTTTGATGCTGATTTATTCTGCGGATTATGGTTGAAGCGGTGGAATCGTGGACTTGATTTTTCACCGCAAACGCTTCAGCGAATTAGTGAAAGAGGTTTGAGTCTTAGTCTAGACACTGAAGGGGTGACAAAGCGGCTGAAGCCAAGAAAATAG
- a CDS encoding IS4 family transposase — MLPKFYQNCFQNVLTPAQYKMLEILLMLLQFHKTVTIEKLATVFPQPIKFESRRRSIQRFLLLPQLSIPYLWFPLLKRWVKNSLKRGEKRLIFAIDRTQWRSQNVFVISLIEQKRAIPVYWLLLPKKGCSNLGEQKKLIRPLLQLFKGYQMLVLGDREFHSIKLANWLHSKGIDFVLRQKQGTYIRQENQSHQRLQSLGLTPGISFFLTGIQATKQKGFANFNLAGYYKRKYRGVVEPAGWFLLTNLDSLKDAIKAFKLRSGIEAMFKDCKTGGYNLESTYADGQRLIALILLIAIAYTCAILVGRNSRSSGLQKYVGRLKELQRLHRRHSAFWIGLYGQLWVGAMEFWADLAHELMRLKPSKLPYFQQGLRAMTLIQSAL, encoded by the coding sequence ATGTTACCTAAATTCTACCAAAACTGCTTTCAAAATGTACTGACACCCGCACAGTACAAGATGCTAGAAATCTTACTAATGCTATTGCAATTTCATAAAACTGTGACAATTGAGAAACTAGCAACAGTATTTCCACAACCGATAAAATTTGAAAGTCGGAGGCGGAGTATACAAAGATTTTTACTACTACCTCAGTTGTCGATTCCATATCTGTGGTTTCCCCTGCTCAAACGATGGGTGAAAAATAGTCTGAAAAGAGGAGAGAAACGGCTAATATTTGCGATTGATAGAACACAATGGCGTTCACAAAATGTATTTGTAATTAGTTTAATAGAACAAAAAAGAGCAATACCTGTGTACTGGCTATTGTTACCTAAAAAAGGATGTAGCAATTTGGGAGAGCAGAAAAAATTAATTCGTCCACTATTGCAGTTATTTAAGGGATATCAAATGCTGGTACTGGGAGATAGAGAATTCCACAGTATAAAACTAGCAAATTGGTTACATAGCAAGGGCATTGACTTTGTATTGCGTCAGAAACAAGGTACTTATATTCGGCAAGAAAACCAATCACACCAACGCTTACAATCTTTGGGATTAACTCCTGGCATCTCGTTTTTTTTGACAGGGATTCAAGCAACTAAACAGAAAGGGTTTGCCAATTTTAATCTCGCCGGATATTACAAGCGCAAATATCGTGGAGTTGTTGAGCCTGCTGGCTGGTTTTTATTAACTAACCTTGATAGTCTCAAAGATGCCATTAAAGCATTTAAGTTGCGGAGTGGTATCGAAGCCATGTTTAAAGATTGTAAAACTGGGGGGTATAATCTCGAATCTACTTATGCTGATGGTCAACGTTTGATAGCACTGATTTTATTAATTGCTATTGCCTATACTTGTGCTATTTTAGTTGGTCGTAATTCTCGCTCCTCTGGACTACAAAAATATGTTGGTCGTCTGAAGGAGTTACAACGATTGCACCGCCGACATAGTGCTTTTTGGATTGGTTTGTATGGTCAGTTATGGGTAGGGGCAATGGAATTTTGGGCTGATTTAGCTCATGAATTGATGCGCCTCAAGCCCAGTAAACTGCCATATTTTCAACAAGGTCTACGGGCTATGACTCTTATCCAGTCTGCTTTATAA
- the lptC gene encoding LPS export ABC transporter periplasmic protein LptC: MKHQQGRQIAKRKLRFMGGRTNTYPGFHTFPFASFIQIKTNWYYLPLTLLLMMSLGACGGKSSTSSNQNNQRSAADSESNLTFFDVTLEQADEVGRPLWKVRAKQAVYTKEKEIGQAESPYGELYQDGKVIYQIKADQADIQQDGKRLFLKGKILATDPNNGVVLQGNEMEWLPKEDLLIVRNQINGKHKQLQAVAQEARVKTRAQVVDFFGKVVANSTDPQLRMRTEHLIWQIKQEQLIGDRPLQFERYKNNQITDRGRGNSAEVNLKTKIVTIKQNAQADLLDPPVQILSNSMIWDMNAENVRTNSAVRVFHRAEKLTVTGNQAEMKIPQKTVYLVGNVNAVGQRRQSLKSQNLTWYLDKKLLEAQGNVVYKQVSPALTFNGDTAVGNLETENIVVSGGKTGNRVVTEIIPESPTPKN, translated from the coding sequence ATGAAGCATCAGCAAGGCAGGCAAATAGCAAAAAGAAAGTTAAGATTTATGGGGGGAAGAACAAATACATACCCCGGCTTTCATACATTTCCTTTTGCTAGTTTTATTCAAATCAAAACAAATTGGTATTACCTGCCTTTAACTCTACTATTAATGATGAGTTTAGGAGCTTGTGGCGGTAAATCTTCCACAAGCTCTAATCAAAACAACCAACGTTCAGCAGCGGATTCAGAGAGTAACTTAACCTTTTTTGATGTAACTTTAGAACAAGCTGATGAAGTAGGGCGACCGCTGTGGAAAGTCCGCGCAAAACAGGCAGTTTACACCAAAGAAAAAGAAATTGGTCAAGCCGAAAGTCCTTATGGAGAGTTATATCAAGATGGCAAAGTAATTTATCAAATTAAAGCAGACCAAGCAGATATTCAACAAGATGGTAAACGGCTATTTCTCAAAGGAAAAATCTTGGCCACAGACCCTAATAATGGCGTGGTTTTACAAGGAAATGAAATGGAATGGCTACCCAAAGAAGATTTATTAATTGTTCGCAATCAAATCAACGGTAAGCATAAACAGTTACAAGCAGTAGCGCAAGAAGCAAGAGTTAAAACCCGCGCCCAAGTAGTAGATTTTTTCGGTAAAGTTGTGGCCAATTCTACTGATCCCCAATTACGAATGCGGACTGAGCATTTAATTTGGCAGATTAAACAAGAACAATTAATTGGCGATCGCCCTTTACAATTTGAACGTTATAAAAATAATCAAATCACAGATCGTGGCCGAGGTAATTCCGCCGAAGTTAACTTAAAAACAAAGATTGTTACCATTAAACAAAATGCCCAGGCCGATTTATTAGACCCACCAGTACAAATCTTGAGTAACTCCATGATCTGGGATATGAATGCAGAAAACGTCAGGACAAATTCTGCGGTTCGCGTCTTCCACCGTGCGGAAAAATTGACGGTGACAGGTAATCAAGCTGAAATGAAAATACCGCAAAAAACGGTTTATTTAGTAGGTAATGTTAACGCCGTTGGTCAGCGTCGACAGTCTTTAAAATCCCAGAATTTAACTTGGTATCTCGATAAAAAGTTACTAGAAGCACAGGGAAATGTAGTTTATAAACAAGTATCTCCAGCTTTAACTTTCAATGGAGACACCGCCGTTGGTAATCTGGAAACAGAAAATATTGTTGTTAGTGGCGGTAAAACAGGTAATCGAGTGGTGACAGAAATTATTCCTGAATCACCAACACCGAAGAACTAA
- a CDS encoding NYN domain-containing protein — translation MLNNLENDSIFTPEQVLENRGRVAIFIDGSNLFYAALQLGIEIDYTKLLCRLTGGSRLLRAFFYTGVDRTNEKQQGFLLWMRRNGYRVIAKDLVQLPDGSKKANLDVEIAVDMMALVDSYDTAVLVSGDGDLAYAVNSVSYRGVRVEVVSLRSMTSDSLINVSDRYIDLEAIKEDIQKTPRQSYPYRPLSGMGFLDDPTDHDGHLEIQDT, via the coding sequence ATGTTGAATAATTTAGAAAACGACTCGATATTTACGCCAGAACAAGTTTTAGAGAATCGAGGTCGAGTCGCCATATTTATTGATGGATCAAATCTATTTTACGCTGCCTTGCAATTAGGAATTGAAATTGATTACACCAAGTTATTATGTCGTTTAACAGGTGGATCTAGACTGTTGCGGGCATTTTTCTACACAGGTGTAGATAGAACCAACGAAAAGCAACAAGGTTTTTTGTTGTGGATGCGGCGGAATGGTTATCGAGTCATCGCTAAAGACTTAGTACAGCTACCAGATGGTTCTAAAAAAGCCAACTTAGATGTCGAAATAGCCGTTGATATGATGGCTTTGGTAGATTCCTATGATACGGCGGTTTTGGTGAGTGGTGATGGGGATTTAGCCTACGCTGTTAATTCTGTAAGCTATCGTGGTGTCAGGGTAGAGGTTGTGAGTTTACGCTCAATGACCAGTGATAGCTTAATTAATGTGAGCGATCGCTACATTGATTTAGAAGCTATCAAAGAAGATATCCAAAAAACTCCTCGCCAGAGTTACCCATATCGCCCTTTGTCGGGAATGGGTTTTTTGGATGACCCCACAGACCATGATGGACATCTAGAAATTCAAGATACATGA
- the metG gene encoding methionine--tRNA ligase produces MNLVDKTDQTFALTTPLYYVNDVPHIGSAYTTIAADVVARFQKLKGYRVLLITGTDEHGQKIQRSAESLGKAPQEFCDEIVPSFVSLWEKLNIQYDRFSRTTATRHEAIVKEFFERVWQKGDIYQGQQKGWYCVACEEFKEERELLEDKRCPIHTNKPVEWRDEQNYFFRLSKYQTQLEQFYQSHPDFIQPESRRNEVLSFVSRGLQDFSISRINLDWGFPVPTDPKQTLYVWFDALLGYVTALLEPDAEPTLDNALATWWPINLHLIGKDILRFHAVYWPAMLMSADLPLPERVFGHGFLTKDGQKMGKALGNTLDPIALVERYGSDAVRYYFLKEIEFGKDGDFNESRFINVLNADLANDLGNLLNRSLNMVKKYCAGNELSISDETISADNPLKKIGLGLGEKVQQAYQTLAFNQACEAILSLVQASNKFIDDQAPWSLYKQGKQQEVEKVLYAVLEAVRLSAYLLAPVIPNISSEIYQQLGFGINFNEQNQTANAAPFSIHSKWGLLSNKQLLGNPQPIFKRIEPPKND; encoded by the coding sequence ACACCCCTCTATTATGTAAACGATGTCCCACATATTGGAAGTGCTTATACAACGATCGCCGCAGATGTAGTGGCTCGGTTTCAAAAGCTTAAGGGATATCGGGTACTGCTAATAACAGGTACAGATGAACATGGGCAAAAAATTCAACGTTCGGCGGAGTCTTTAGGAAAAGCACCCCAAGAATTTTGTGATGAGATTGTCCCTAGTTTCGTTAGCCTATGGGAAAAATTAAACATTCAATATGATCGCTTTAGTCGGACAACAGCAACTCGCCATGAAGCGATCGTCAAAGAATTTTTTGAGCGAGTTTGGCAAAAAGGTGATATCTATCAAGGACAACAAAAAGGCTGGTACTGCGTAGCCTGCGAGGAATTTAAAGAAGAAAGAGAATTATTAGAGGATAAGCGTTGTCCAATTCATACGAATAAACCAGTTGAATGGCGCGACGAACAAAATTACTTCTTTCGGCTGTCAAAATACCAAACCCAGTTAGAGCAATTTTATCAATCTCACCCAGATTTCATTCAACCAGAAAGCCGTCGCAATGAAGTCTTAAGCTTTGTGAGCCGAGGTTTACAAGACTTTTCGATTTCCCGAATTAATCTCGATTGGGGTTTTCCTGTACCAACTGACCCAAAACAAACCCTATACGTCTGGTTTGATGCGCTGCTGGGCTATGTTACAGCATTATTAGAACCCGATGCTGAACCAACCTTAGACAATGCTTTAGCGACATGGTGGCCGATTAACCTGCATTTAATTGGCAAAGACATTCTGCGCTTTCATGCAGTTTACTGGCCAGCAATGTTAATGTCAGCAGATTTACCTTTGCCAGAAAGAGTGTTTGGCCATGGTTTTTTGACCAAAGATGGGCAAAAAATGGGTAAAGCGCTGGGTAATACCCTCGATCCTATTGCTCTAGTCGAGAGATATGGTAGTGATGCGGTTCGTTATTACTTTCTTAAGGAAATCGAATTTGGCAAAGATGGAGATTTTAATGAAAGTAGATTCATTAATGTTCTAAATGCAGATTTGGCAAATGATTTAGGTAATTTGCTCAATCGCTCCTTGAACATGGTGAAGAAGTACTGTGCTGGTAATGAACTGTCAATTTCCGATGAAACAATTTCTGCTGACAATCCTTTGAAAAAGATTGGCTTAGGTCTAGGGGAAAAGGTTCAACAAGCATATCAGACGTTAGCTTTCAATCAAGCCTGCGAAGCTATCCTGTCATTGGTACAAGCCAGTAATAAGTTTATTGATGATCAAGCGCCTTGGTCACTATATAAACAAGGAAAGCAGCAGGAAGTAGAAAAAGTGCTTTACGCAGTTTTGGAAGCTGTGAGGCTGTCAGCGTATCTTCTTGCACCAGTTATTCCCAATATCAGTAGCGAAATTTATCAGCAGCTGGGTTTTGGAATCAACTTTAACGAACAAAATCAAACAGCAAATGCTGCCCCATTTTCCATTCATTCCAAATGGGGGTTACTATCTAATAAACAACTGTTGGGGAATCCTCAACCAATCTTTAAACGCATAGAACCTCCTAAAAACGATTAG